TGAGATGAAAAGCACTTTTACTGAGATTGCTCAACATATGCAGAATGATGAAATGATTACTCTGGCTAAGTTTTTGGCCATTAGTGGTATAATTCTTCCTATGCTCCCCAATGAAAATCTTATTCCCGGCATAAATCTTACCCCATATACTGTCTGGCTTGCTACTGTTGTTGTTTCGGGTATATCGTATCTTTCTTATTTGTTAAAGAGATATGTGTTTCAGAAATCGGGGACATTGGTTGCTGGCATTATCGGAGGATTATATAGCAGTACTGCTACGATATCTGTTTTAGCGCGCAGATGCAAACATGCTAAGGAAAGGGAGATTCCAGAATATGTGGCGTCCATGCTTATGGCTGTTAGCATGATGTATCTTCGTTTTTTGATTCTTATTCCTATTTTCAGTGTAAAAATATTCTTCTCTGCTTATCCTTATTTACTTATCATGTCTATAACCTCAGCAGCCGTGGCTTGGTTTATTCATAGAAAAACAGAGCTGGAAGAAGCGTTGGAGAATGCTGAGGAAGATGACGATGAAACCAGTAACCCTCTGGAGTTTAAGGTCGCTCTGATCTTTGCATTATTGTTCGTTGTGTTCACTGTTGTGACCCATTACACATTGATGTATGCAGGAACAGGTGGATTGAATGTACTTTCTTTTTTATCAGGGCTGAGCGATATTACACCATTTATCTTAACGCTGCTTCAAGATACCGGAGGTGTGGCTGTGGGGGTAGCTGTGGCATGTATCATGCAGGCTATTATCAGTAATAACCTGATGAAAATGTGCTATGCTTTATTTTTTTCCGGTAGAAGGAAAGAAATGCTTCCTGTCCTTACTACCGGCTTTTCTATAGTTATTGCTGTTAATGTTATGCTTCTTCTTTTTTTCTATCTGTAGCAGATTGGAGTTACATATCTAAATGGAGAATCAGTCCGATGGAAACAGGGTGAATTTCAGGTCCTTTTCCTCCTTCAAAAAGAGTCTGTGGGGAGTATCTTGCATACATTCCGAAACATCCTACACCTGCTTGTACCAGGAAATCCATTGATACCGGGCGAATGTTTAAGTCGCTTCCTAGCTTTTGCTTATGGCTACCACTTTCATCGTTTAGTTTCACTTTGGACGAAGAGCATAATTTTACATTACCCACAACGCCTGCCGAGAGATAAAGGGGACCTGTGTGTGGAATCCTTTTTTGATATTCAAGCAGCAAAGGTATGGTGAAGTAGGAGGTATGCAGTTTACTGTCGTCATATCTTCCTCCTGCAGGAGCTGTTCTCAGTTCGGTAACTCCGTTAATTTCAATAAGCGCCTTATTCCCGTCAAAGTGATAACTATCAAAACGGAATCCGGTTCCACTAACAATCGCTAATCCACACTTAGATATGTTCCATGCACGCTCGTAAAAGTTCACAATGAATTCTTTTGAACTACTTGATATCAGATCAACTCCATTTACATTGTTCAAGTTCATCTTGTTGTCGGCAAAGTTGGTAAAGCCCATTCCAAAACCGGCCCAGTGAGGGTCCGTTATACGATTTGAATATGAATGTCCTGACCCTAGCTTAGGGATAGGAATATTTATACTATTGGACATGCGTTTCTCAGTACTCTTTCCATCCCGGTATATGCCTTCGAATATTTGATCATTCTCTATGGTATCGCCCTGAGCCTTTTGTTCGTACACCTTGATTTTAATCTTATCATTGTTCTCTTTAATCACTAATTTCTTTCCGTTTACATAAATAGTAGTGTCGGAAGGAGCTATCTCCCCAGCCATTAAGAGTGTGGGAAATATTAGGAAAGCAAGTAACATAATCTTTTTCATACTGTTTTGTATTTGATTGTGAGTTATAAATCTTTTTTCATGAATAGCAAAGTAATAAGGTCGTCAGATTCCAGTTCGCCTTCTATATAAACCAGTGTAGCCGCTCCTTTTTTACTGAGTTTAAAAAGTATAAACCGGTTAAGATCTTCTTTTCT
The sequence above is drawn from the uncultured Bacteroides sp. genome and encodes:
- a CDS encoding DUF4010 domain-containing protein, with translation MEKLYQIFPQELITFVLVTLFSLLIGLSQRKMSLKKEGEGAEKTFFGTDRTFTFIGILGYLLYILDKDDMRLFMGGGLALIILFGLNYYVKMAQHNIFGITTIVTGLITYCLAPIVVTQPSWFYIMVVVTVLLFTEMKSTFTEIAQHMQNDEMITLAKFLAISGIILPMLPNENLIPGINLTPYTVWLATVVVSGISYLSYLLKRYVFQKSGTLVAGIIGGLYSSTATISVLARRCKHAKEREIPEYVASMLMAVSMMYLRFLILIPIFSVKIFFSAYPYLLIMSITSAAVAWFIHRKTELEEALENAEEDDDETSNPLEFKVALIFALLFVVFTVVTHYTLMYAGTGGLNVLSFLSGLSDITPFILTLLQDTGGVAVGVAVACIMQAIISNNLMKMCYALFFSGRRKEMLPVLTTGFSIVIAVNVMLLLFFYL
- a CDS encoding PorT family protein, which encodes MKKIMLLAFLIFPTLLMAGEIAPSDTTIYVNGKKLVIKENNDKIKIKVYEQKAQGDTIENDQIFEGIYRDGKSTEKRMSNSINIPIPKLGSGHSYSNRITDPHWAGFGMGFTNFADNKMNLNNVNGVDLISSSSKEFIVNFYERAWNISKCGLAIVSGTGFRFDSYHFDGNKALIEINGVTELRTAPAGGRYDDSKLHTSYFTIPLLLEYQKRIPHTGPLYLSAGVVGNVKLCSSSKVKLNDESGSHKQKLGSDLNIRPVSMDFLVQAGVGCFGMYARYSPQTLFEGGKGPEIHPVSIGLILHLDM